One window from the genome of Streptomyces sp. NBC_00287 encodes:
- a CDS encoding GDP-mannose 4,6-dehydratase: MRVVVSGASGFIGSQLCAFLRSRNEEVMEIDLPHCDISDTAQLTRSLEEVKPDYLYHLAAQASVGQSWQNPARTWHSNAWGTLSLLKAVRAACPTAKTVVMSSAAVFDGARLDSPIDEARTPAPLSPYGASKVAVESMARHYVAVHGLQVVIVRPFNVIGPTQAPDYLVPALARRIVSAVRSGRTHITVGNLTARRDFLDVRDAVQGLEMIMRYGWAGEAYNLCTGVGVPVRRLVETMILLADSRLEYRQDPVLTRGSDPLSLVGDPGKTRSLTGWQSSIPLATTLRDVLDATGKALSVGRGLTTSAHGEAPLS; the protein is encoded by the coding sequence ATGAGAGTCGTCGTCAGCGGAGCCTCCGGCTTCATCGGCTCCCAGCTCTGCGCTTTCCTCCGTTCCCGGAACGAGGAAGTGATGGAGATCGACCTTCCGCACTGCGACATCAGTGACACGGCGCAGCTGACGCGGAGTCTGGAAGAGGTCAAGCCCGACTACCTCTACCACCTGGCGGCTCAGGCCAGTGTGGGGCAGTCGTGGCAGAACCCCGCCCGCACCTGGCATTCGAACGCGTGGGGCACCCTCTCGCTCCTCAAGGCGGTGCGGGCCGCCTGCCCCACCGCGAAGACCGTCGTCATGAGCAGTGCCGCCGTGTTCGACGGAGCCCGCCTGGACTCGCCGATCGACGAGGCGCGGACACCCGCCCCGTTGTCGCCGTACGGGGCCAGCAAGGTGGCGGTCGAGTCGATGGCGCGGCACTACGTCGCCGTCCATGGACTGCAGGTGGTCATCGTGCGGCCGTTCAACGTCATCGGGCCGACGCAGGCTCCGGACTACCTGGTCCCCGCCCTCGCCCGCCGCATCGTGTCCGCCGTCCGGTCCGGCCGTACCCACATCACGGTCGGGAACCTGACGGCCCGGAGGGACTTCCTGGACGTGCGGGACGCGGTTCAGGGGCTGGAGATGATCATGCGGTACGGGTGGGCCGGCGAGGCCTACAACCTCTGTACCGGGGTCGGCGTCCCGGTCCGTCGGCTGGTCGAGACGATGATCCTCCTCGCGGATTCCCGCCTCGAGTACCGTCAGGATCCGGTCCTGACGCGCGGGAGCGACCCGCTGAGCCTGGTCGGAGATCCCGGAAAGACGCGATCGCTGACGGGCTGGCAGAGCTCGATACCCCTCGCCACCACTCTCCGCGATGTCCTGGACGCGACAGGCAAGGCCCTGTCCGTCGGGCGAGGGCTCACGACCTCTGCCCACGGCGAGGCGCCACTGTCGTGA